The following proteins are co-located in the Sandaracinaceae bacterium genome:
- a CDS encoding c-type cytochrome, with the protein MSEGNRRDEIQGEIIHVYDGIEEADNELPLWWLFTFYGAIIFAVGYWYYYEGFAVGPSSMQAYAGELAAAAAAGGEVTDELLDAMAQDDAAIAAGRETFAGQCAVCHREDAGGNIGPNLTDRYWLHGGSPVDIHRTIQDGVPTASMPPWGAVLGPVAVQQVTAYVISLRNTDVDGKAPQGELWSPGAAAAPEEGAEGAEAASGAEAAGGAEGTPEAASAEADEAAPANGESAHDADDAVAGDVGAAAAAPAPAEADPVHEPAPRPEE; encoded by the coding sequence ATGTCTGAAGGCAACCGCCGCGACGAGATCCAAGGCGAGATCATCCACGTCTACGACGGCATCGAAGAGGCCGACAACGAGCTCCCGCTGTGGTGGTTGTTCACCTTCTACGGGGCGATCATCTTCGCGGTCGGCTACTGGTACTACTACGAGGGCTTCGCCGTAGGACCCTCGTCGATGCAAGCGTACGCCGGGGAGTTGGCCGCAGCCGCCGCGGCGGGCGGCGAGGTCACGGACGAGCTGCTGGACGCGATGGCGCAGGACGACGCGGCCATAGCGGCTGGGCGCGAGACCTTCGCGGGTCAGTGCGCGGTCTGCCACCGCGAGGACGCGGGCGGCAACATCGGCCCCAACCTGACCGACCGCTACTGGCTGCACGGCGGTAGCCCGGTCGACATCCACCGCACGATCCAGGATGGCGTCCCGACAGCCTCCATGCCGCCCTGGGGCGCGGTGCTGGGGCCCGTCGCCGTTCAGCAGGTCACCGCCTACGTGATCAGCCTGCGCAACACCGACGTGGACGGCAAGGCTCCTCAGGGGGAGCTGTGGTCTCCTGGCGCCGCCGCGGCCCCTGAAGAGGGTGCCGAAGGGGCCGAGGCCGCCAGCGGAGCCGAGGCCGCCGGCGGAGCCGAAGGAACACCCGAGGCCGCCTCTGCCGAAGCCGACGAAGCGGCCCCCGCCAACGGAGAGTCGGCGCACGACGCGGATGACGCCGTCGCTGGCGATGTCGGCGCTGCCGCAGCAGCCCCCGCGCCTGCTGAAGCGGACCCAGTCCACGAGCCCGCGCCGCGCCCCGAGGAGTAG